The Planctomycetaceae bacterium genomic interval TCCGACGACATGCTGCGGGCGATGGCCGAGGGTTTATGCTATGAACTGGCGCGCGTATTTGAGAGTGTTTTGTGGCATGGGCGCAGCGCCCGTGCCGCCATTGACGCGGTGGTGCTGACCGGCGGAGCCGCCAACGGCTGGCAGTTCCGCCAAATGCTCGCGGGCCTGCTGGCGCCGCTGCCGGTGCTGCAGGTCGGTGCTGACGAGCCCGCTGCCGCACGCGGAGCGCTCTGGGCCTTTAGCAGAAAAGCCGCCGCCGTCGCGGTGCGCCCCTGCCCGCCGCCGCCCGTTGCCGTGCGAAGAGCCCTGGGCGAGGGACTGCACCGCTATCGCCGACTGTGTGAGGTCTTATCCAAAGGTCTGGGCCCCGCGGCCGCCGACCTGCTGACATAGTGGAGTGCCTTCGATGAAGCCCCGTGCCGGACTGCTGCCGCTGTATCTGAAACTCTACGACGACGCCCTGCCCGAGATGCGGGCGGTGCTCGAACCGCTGCTGGACAAGATCCAGACCGGCTTGCTCAGCGCCGGACTGGACGTGACCCGCGCGCCGATCTGCCGCGTCGCCGGCGAGTTTTCGCAGGCCGTCGCCGAACTCGAAACCGCCGGCGCCGACGCGCTGGTGTGCCTGCACCTGGCGTACTCGCCTTCGTTGGAATCGGTGGACGCCCTGGCGGCTTCGCCGCTGCCGCTGATCATGCTCGACACGACGCTGGATGAGTCATTCGGGCAAAGCGTCGATCCGCAGCGGCTGCTCTACAATCACGGTATCCACGGCGTGCAGGACCTGGCGTGCATGCTCCGCCGCCGCGGGCGCTCGTACGAAGTTGTGGCTGGGCACTGGGAGAAGTCTGACGTGCTGGCGCGGACCGCCGAGGCCGTGCGAGCCGCCCGGGCGGCTAGGCGCCTTCGCGGCGCCCGCGTGCTGCGCATCGGGGCGGTCTTCGGCGGCATGGGCGACTTCGCCGTCGAGCCGCAGGTGCTCGCCGCGCAACTGGGCATGAGCGTCACGCAGATGCAGGCGGCGGACCTGACCGAGCCCGCCCGCGCGGTCACCGACTCCCAGATCGCCCAGGAAATGCAGCGCGACCGCGACGCGTTCATCTGCGAAGCCCCCGCCGACGTTCACGCGTATTCGACGCGCGTCGGCCTGGCGATGGCCGCAGTGCTCGATCAGGGGCGCTACGACGCTTTCAGCATGAACTTCGCCGCATTCGACTCGCCCGACGAACCCGTCTGCACCGTGCCCTTTCTGGAAATCTCCAAAGCCATGGCGCGGGGCATCGGCTATGCGGGCGAGGGCGACGTGCTGACAGCCGCCATGGTCGGCGCACTGCTGGCCGCCTGGCCGAAAACTACCTTCACCGAAATATTCTGCCCAGACTGGCAGGGCGGGTCCATCTTTCTCTCGCACATGGGGGAGATCAATCCCGCTGTGGCCGCCGGCAAGGCGCTGCTGTGCGAGAAGGACTTCCCCTTCACCCCCGCGCGCAATCCGGCGATGCTGGCGGCCGCCCCCGCGCCGGGCCCGGCGACGTTTGTGAACCTGGCGCCTGGACCCAACGACACGTTCCGCCTGATCGTCGCGCCGGTGGAGGTGCTGGGCGGCGGTACGCACCCGGACATGCGCAAGACCGTGCGTGGATGGATCAAACCCCGCCGCCCACTGGAGCGGTTCCTCGAAGATTTCTCCCGCGCCGGCGGCACGCACCACAGCGCCCTGATCCTGGGCGACCATACGCCGGGGATCAAGATGATGGCGAACTTCGCAAATATCGAGTGTATCGTGATCGAATAAAGAGGGGACGACACAGAGAGACAGAGACGCAGAGACAGGGACCAAGAGGGGACGACACAGAGTGACCGAGACGCAGAGATTGAGCAAAGGGTTTGGCAACAATGAAACATCCAGACAAGACCCCTCTTAATCTTCTTTGCCACCAATGTTTTTCTCTTCTCTCTGTTCCTCTGCGTCTCTGTGTCGAATTTCCCCTCCCCAGGAACCAGGAATGATCGAGATCAAACCAGTTGACCGCAGTTTTTATCAAGACCGCCTGGCCGGGTTTCTCCCGCCCAAGGTGATCGACATCCACACGCACGTCTGGCCGGCGCAGCACGCTCAGGGGGACACCACCGGCCGCACGGCGTCGTGGCCGATGCGCGTCGCGGCGGTCTGCCCCGTCGAGGACCTGCTGGAGATGTACCGGCTGATGTTCCCCGACAAGCAGGTCACGCCGTTGATCTTCGGCAACCCGCTGGTGCAGGGCGCCATCGACGAGATGAATGCGTACGTCGCCGCGGCGGCGGCAGCCCATTCGCTGCCGGCGCTGCTGCTGACGAGGCCCGAGTGGACCGCCGAGGTGGTCGAAGAGAAGATCGCCTGCGGACGGTTTCTCGGGGCCAAGGTCTATCTCAGCTATGCGCCGGCGTCGATCGCGCCGGGGCAGATCCGCATTTTCGACTTCCTGCCGCATCACCAGCTCGAGCTGTTCGACCGCCACGGGTGGATCGTCATGCTGCATATCCCGCGGGTCGACCGCCTGCGCGACCCGCTGAACCTGGCCGACCTGATCGAGATCGAGCGGCGCTACCCGCGCGTGCGGTTGATCGTCGCCCACGTCGGTCGGGCGTACTGCCCCGAAGACGTCGGCAACGCCTTTGACGTGCTCTCGGATACGCAGCACATGTGCTTCGACATCTCGGCCAACACCAACGCCGAGGTGTTCGAGCGGCTGCTGGCGGCGGTCGGGCCGCGGCGCGTGCTGTTCGGCTCCGACATGCCCATCACGCGCATGCGCATGCGGCGCATCTGCCAGGACGGGCGATACGTCAACATCATCCCGCGCGGGCTCTACGGCGACGTGTCGGCCGACAAGCACATGCGCGAGGCCGACGGCGACGAGGCTGCCCGCCTGACGCTGTTTCTGTACGAAGAGATCAACGCCTTCCGCCGCGCCGCCGAGGCGCAGGGGCTCTCGGCTGGCGACGTGCGGGACGTGTTCTACAACAACGCCCGGCGGATGATCGCCGCCGCCGGAGAGGACAGCCAATGAAAACGCTTCGAGTTGGGTTCGTGGGCTTCGGGTTCATCGGCAAAGTCCACGCATACGGGTACATCAACCTGCCGCTGTTCTACAACCTGCCCGTTAAGGCGCAGATCACGCATGTCTGCACCAGCAGCGACAAGAGCGCCCAAGCCGCCGCCGCCCAGATCGGCGCGCGCTACGGAGTGACGGACTTCCGGACCATCACGGAAAACCCCGACGTGGACGTGGTGCATATTTGCACGCCCAACCACCTCCACCGCGAGGCGCTGCTGTCGGCGATGGCCGCCGGCAAGCACATCTACTGCGACAAGCCCCTCACCGCCACGCTGGCCGAAGCGCGCCAGATCGAAGCGGCGCTGCCGGCCTACACGGGCACCGCCCAGATGACGCTGCAGAACCGGTTCTTTCCTGCGACGATGCGGGCCAAGCAGCTCATCGACGAAGGCTTTGTCGGCCGCGCGATCGAGTTCCGCGCCGCGTACCTGCACTCGGGCAGCGTGGACGAAAAAGCCCCGCTGAAGTGGAAGCTCTCCGCCGCCGCCGGCGGGGGGGTGATCGCCGACCTGGGCTCGCACGTGCTGGACCTGGTTCACTGGCTGCTGGGCGACTACGAGCGGGTGCTGGCGGCGACGACGATCGCCTACCCGACGCGGCCGTCAGCCGACGACCCTTCGCGCCAGGTGACGGTCGACGCCGAAGACAGCGTGATGCTGCTGGCGAAGATGGCCGGCGGCGCGCTGGGCACGATCGAAGCGAGCAAGATCGCCACCGGCGCCGAAGACGAAATCCGCTTCGAAATCCACGGCACCCGAGGCGCCCTGCGGTTCAACGGCATGGACCCTCACCACCTGGAAGCCTACGACCTGGGCGCGCCTGACAAACCCACCGGAGGCCTGCGCGGCTGGACGAAGATCGACACCGGCCAACGCTACCCTGCCCCCGCCAGCGGCCTGCCCGGCGCCAAAATGGCCATCGGCTGGACGCGCGCCCACATGGCCTGCCTGGCGAATTTCGTCAGCGACATCCTCGCCGGCCGCCCCGGCGATCCGGGCCTGCGGCAGGGAGTCTACATCCAGAAGTTGATCGACACCGTTGCCCGATCCGCCACCGCGCAGCAGTGGACAAAAGTCTAGCCCCGGTCCGGGTGCCACGCACAACTCCGTTGTGCGTGCCCATGTGCGCTGTACGAGAGAGAGCCGTTGAATGGGAAAGGGATGGCCCTGGCGTTTGAGGGCCTCTCTTCGAAACGTACGGTCGGGGACACGCACAGCGGAGCTGTGCGTGGCACCCCTGCTGATGCGCGATACCCCCGTCCGGGTGCCACGCACAACTCCGTTGTGCGTGCCCATGTGCGCCATGCTGAAGTAACCGTTAAATGGGAAAGGAACAGCCCTGAGGTTTGAGGGTCTCTCTTCGAAACGTGCGGTTCAGGGACACGCACAGCGGAGCTGTGCGTGGCACCCGGCGGAGGGGGAACTTGTGTGGGATGTTCTGATGTGATAAGGTGCCGGCCATGCAGATACGTGGGGAAAAACATCGAAAACTGTGCCAGCGATGGGATGTGCCGTATGGGGTGCATTATCTGACGTTCTCATGTTATCGGCGGCAGCCGTTCTTCGGCAGCGAGAGAACGTGTCGGTGGTTCTTGGAGTGTCTGGATCAGGCGCGGGCGCGGCAGGGATTTCATCTGTGGGCGTGGGTCATCATGCCTGAGCATGTCCACGCCCTGATTTCTATCCCAAATGAGGCACAGATCAGCGCCATTCTCAGGTCGATCAAGTATCCCTTGGCGCGGCGGGCGATTTTGTGGGCCAAAGAAAACCGCCCGGACCGGATGGGTTCGATGGAAGTGATCGGACCGGACGGGATCGTCTCGTACCGGTTCTGGCAGCGCGGCGGGGGGTACGACCGGAACATGCGATCGACTCGCGATGTGCATGAGAAGATACGGTATATCCACAACAATCCGGTGCGGCGGGAGTTGGTCCGGCGGCCGGAGGATTGGCCCTGGTCAAGCTGGCGCGCCAATCAAACGAGAGAAGACATACCTCTGCGAATCGACCGCGAGACGATTCCAATCCTTGTTGAATAGCCGAGCGTCAGGGACACGCACAGCGGAGCTGTGTGTGGCACCCTGCTGGTGCGCGATACCCCCGATCCGGGTGCCACGCACAACTCCGTTGTGCGTGCCCATGTGCGCTGTGCGCGAGAAGTTGTTGAATGGAAGAGGCGCGGCCCTGATCGGTTGAGGGTCTTTCGTCGAAACGTGCGGTCGGAGACACGCACAGCGGAGCTGTGCGTGGCACCCCTGCGGTGCGTGATGCCCCCGGTCCGGGTGCCACGCACAACTCCGTTGTGCGTGCCCATGTGCGCTGTGCGCGAGAAGTTGTTGAATGGAAAAGACGCGGCCCTGATCGGTCGAGGGTCTTTCGTCGAAACATACGGTCGGGGACACGCACAGCGGAGCTGTGCGTGGCACCCCGGTTGGGCGGAGTGCGATGTGGCGTCAGTTACTTCTTAGCGCCCTTGGCGGCTTTGCTCTTTTTGGGCTTCTTGACGTTCTTGCGCGGGGCGTTGCTGCCTTTTGCCATGGTCGGGTTTCCTTACGGTATCAACTGTTTGGTGAATGACTCGACGGGGAACGCCAGACCGGGGGCGTCGCTGCCGTCAAGTTCGCAGCGGAGGTAGACGTGGCTGTGATTGATGTTCAGCGGCGCACCCTGCAGCAGTTGGGTCAGGGCGACCAGGGCCTTGTACTGCTCGGGACCGGGGGCGACTTTCGAGAAGTCGCCGATCAGGCAGACGCTGATGGTTTCGGCGTTGAACGAGGCAGGCTGACCCGCGACGCCCAATCCGGCGGCCTGGCGTTTCCACAACGCCGAGGCATGGACGGCCGTTCCGTTGGAAGATTCAACGACGACGAAGTGGCATCGGCGGGCGATGTCGCTCTCGACGGAGGGGGAGGAATGGATGACGATGTGGCGCCATCGCGAGGGGAGCATGGGGGCGTCGGTGTCCAGCAGTTTCGCATCGAGCACGGGCGGCTGAGGCGCTACGACGACGGCGGCAATCTCTCCCGGCGGGAGCGGGTCGCCGCTCATCATCCAAAGCAACAACGCGCCGCTTGTCATGGAGATCAGCAGCGCCAGCAGCGTTTTGACTGTACGTGGTTCTACCATGTGCCGTCCGGCCTTCACGTTTTGCCCCAGGCGAGCATCCGGCTGTCTGGGGATTCTATGGCTGCTATCGGTCAGTGGCAATCTTATTCGCGAGAAAAAATTCGGGCAAAAGCGGAGAAATGGGTCCAAAAGAGGCCGCCGGGTAAAGCCGGCCCGCCAACGGCGGATAGGGGAACCCATGAAGGGGCGTTAGTGCGTCATTCCACGCCCAACACGCTGCCGTCGTTGCGGGCGACGAGGCGCCGCCCGGGAGGCACGATGGTAAAATCGTCGTCCCACCGCCCGGCAAAGAGCTTCTCCAGCAGCGTCCAGTCGCCCCGGAGCAGCTCGAAGTCCCACTGGCGCTGGGCCGCCTCGGCGCGGGTCTTGGCGATGGCGGCCGATTCGTCGCACGCGTCCATCTGCAGATAGCAGAAGCGGCTGTAGTTCTTCGTCCAGTCGCCCAGGCTTTCGAGGATGAAGTCGGCGTTTTCCTTGCCGTACTTGGCGACCATGCCCTCGTAGTCGTCGGCCAGCCCGAGCTTGCCCATCACGCCCTGGCGATCGTACGCCGGGCGGTCGTAGCCTTCCCCCGGGGTGACGTTTCGCTCCGACCACCCCGTGGTCATGTAATACGTGCCGGGGTGCTTGTCGAAGTACGCCTGGTACGCCCCGCGCGAACCAAAGAAGAACGTCACGCAGTCGTGGGCGCGGGGGATCACCAGCGGCCGCGTGCGGGCGGTCAGGCCGACCAGCCCGTCGTTGCAGCGGGCGTAGCCCAGCAGGATGGCCTCGTAGCGCCCTTCGGCGTCGGCGGCGTCGACCGCCGCCTGCACGCGGGCGATCATGTCGGCCCGCTCCAGGTCGTGCAGACCCTTGCGCAGGAACTCGACGTCGACCTGGTGAACGCTCCGCGCCGCCAGCAGGCACGCCTCGCGATAAATAATCTCACAGCCGATGAATTTGTACACGCTCATGGCACCACTATACGGCGCAGAATCGCTACAAAGAAATGAATGCTTTGCCAAAAGCGCTCCTCTATCATGCAGGCATGCGAAACCTCCTGATCCTGACAAGCGTCCTGCTTCTTGCAGCCGCGGCGTTATGCACCGCTTCGCCACCGGCGACGACGACGGCGCCGGCGGCCGGCGGCGAGTTCTCGCTGGTCGTGCTGCCCGACACGCAGATCTATGCGATGAAGCATCCGGACATCTTCCACGCCCAGACGAAGTGGATCGCCGACAACGCGGCTGCGCTCAATATCAAGTACGTGCTGCACGTGGGCGACATCACCAACGACAACGTGCCTGCGCAGTGGACGGTCGCGCGGGCGGCGATGGGGCGGCTGGACGCCAAGGTGCCCTACGCCCTGTGCGTGGGCAATCACGACATCGGCGCCGGCGGCACCAGCCGCGACCGCAGCACGCTCATGGGCCGGTACTTCACGCTCGACCAGCTCAAGGCCGCCCCGACCTTCGGCGGCGTGTACGACAAGGAGCCCGCCGGCGTCTCGAACAGTTTTCACACCTTCGAAGCGGCGGGCAAGAAGTGGCTCGTGCTGGCGCTGGAGTTTGCCCCGCGCGACGACGTGCTGCGCTGGGCAGCCGAGGTCGCGGCCGCCCACAAGGACCACCGCGCCATCGTCATCACGCACGGGTACATGTATCCCGACGGGCTGCGCTACGACCAACCCCTGCGCCAACCGTACCACACCAGCCGCTATCGCGTCGGGCGCGACGGCAACGACGGCCAGCAGATATGGGAAAAGCTCGTGTATCCCAGCGAGAATATCCGCCTGGTCGCGTGCGGGCACGTGTGGACGGTTGGCCGCCGCAGCGACGCCAACGCCGCGGGCAAGACCGTTCACCAGATGGTGGTCGACTACCAGACCGCTCCGCGCGGCGGCGAAGGATATCTGCGCGTGATCAAGTTCTCGCGCGACGGCGAGTCGGCCGACGTGTACGACTACTCGCCCGTGCTGGACAAGATCAACCCCGCCCCCGGGGCGAGCTTTCATTTGGACTTCACCGCAGCGCCGCAGTCGAAACCCCAGGCCACGAGCCGACCGGCGATATCTACTACTACCAGGCAAACGACGGGAAAACATTGATGATTCGCCAACCGCTGTCGCGAGATGAAGTGATCAAGGCCATCGAGCACCGCCGCCCCAGCCGCGTGCCCATGATGATTCACCAGTGGAACTGGGCCGGGGCCTTCGGCGAGCGCACGGCCGAGGTCGAGGCCATCCAGGCCGAGTACCCGCAGGACTTCTTCCAGATCATCCCGCGCATGCCCAACCACTGGGACGATCTGGCCAACGGCGGCCACATCCCCGGGTATTCGTGGATGCACACGCCGCCGCCGGCGGCCTCCGGGCCGGCCAAAGGGCACGACGCCAACGTCGCGATCACCGACTGGGCGATGCTGGATGACATGCTGGCGGCCTGGCCGGACCCCAACCTGCCGCAGATGTACGAAGGCGCCGCCGAGCACCTGGCCGCCAACGCCGGCGGGCGGTACACGGGCATTCACTGGTGGTTCTGCCTGTACGAGCGGCTGTGGTCGCTGCGCGGGATGGAGAACATCCTCTGCGATTTCTATCTCAATCCTGAGCCGGTGCATCGGCTGATGGACGCCCTGACGGACTTCTACTGCGGCGTGATCCGCCGCGGGGGTGAGCTGGGCGTCGACTGCGTCTACACCACCGACGACATCGGCATGCAGACCGGGCCGATGTTCGGCATCGACGTCTTCCGCGAGTTCTTCAAGCCGCGCTACCAGCGCATGATCAAGACCGCCCACGACTGCGGGATGCACTTCTGGCTGCACACCTGCGGCGACGTGCGGCTGTTCATGGAAGACTTCATCGAGATCGGCCTGGACGTGATCCACCCGATCCAGAAGTACACGATGAACGAGCGCGAGGTCGCCGAGCGCTTCGGCGGGCGCATCTGTTTCTGGACGGGCATGGACGTGCAGCAGATTCTCCCGCGCGGAACGCCCGAGGACGTGCGCCGCGAGGTGCGGTTCATGATCGACACCTACGACCGCCCCGAAGGCGGCTGCATGGTTACCGCCGGCAACGGCATCACCGCCGACGTGCCGGTGGAGAATCTGCGGGCCTTCTATGATGAAACGTACAACTATGGCCTGACGCACCGGCAAAGGTAGATCTTTCCCCATTCGCGCAATTCGTGACATTCGTGGACGTAACATCCCCGCCCCCGAACTTGCAGAAACTCAAAGCTCTGCGAAATCTTCTTCGAGTTGCTTGAGCGCTTTGCGATGGGCGAGCCTGGCGACCGAGCCCATGCGGTCGATGATCATGCGGCCGTCGATGTGATCGCATTCATGCTGGAAGCAGCGGGCCATGAGGCCCTGGGCGGTCTGCTGGAAGCGGCGGCCTTCCAGGTCGATCGCTTCGAGCACGACCGTGTTGTATCGCTTGATGCGGGTGTAGATCGAGGGGAAGCTCAGGCAGCCTTCTTCGTCATCGGCGGGATCGCTCTGCTCGACGATGCGCGGGTTGATGTAGGCCATGACGCCTTCGCCGGTCTCGTCGGGCACGCCGGCCAGGAATAACCGCACCGTCACGCCGACCTGGCAGCCGGCCAGTCCCACGCCGGAGGCCCTGCTCAGGATGGCGGCCATGCGCTGGGCCAAGGCTCGCACGGCGTCGTCGACGGCGTCAATGGGGGTGGACACTTCGCGCAGGCGCGGGTCGGGATAGTGAATGAGTTTCAGCGCCGGCAGGTCCGCGGAACGAATTTTCTCAGCAGAAGTCACGTCACCCCATCCTATCAGGCGGCGGGCGGTCAAATCAACCCGAAGACCCTCGTTTGCACCACTGGTCCATGACGATGGCGATGTCGGGCAGGGCCTGGATGAACGCCTTGCCGTAGGGCTTGCTGACGATGCGATGGTCCAGGCAGACGACGAAACCGGTGTCGACGCTGGAGCGGATCAGTCGGCCGAAGCCTTGCTTGAAGCGGATGACGGCCTCGGGAAGCTGATAGGAATTGAACGGGTTTCCGCCGCTGAGGCGGATGGTCTCGATGCGGGCCTCGATGATCGGCTCATTGGGCACGGCGAAGGGGAGCTTGGCGATGATGACGTTCTGCAGCGCGTCGCCGGCGACGTCGACGCCCTGCCAGAAGCTCGTGGTTCCCAGCAGCACCGAGCGGGCCTCGCCGCGGAAGCGGCGCAGCATCGCCTGCTGCGACAGCGCGCCGCCCTGGGTCAGGAGCTGGTACTCGTGTTCGTGGCAGAACGGTTCGATCTCGGCCGCGATGGCGTTGAGCATCTGGTAGCTCGTCAGCAGCACGAAGCAGCGGCCCTGCGAGAGGTCGACGTAATGCTCGATGGCTCGGGCGGCGGCGGGCACGAAGGCCGGATCGTTGACATCGCCCAGGCCCGTTTCGATGTAGAGCTTGGCCTGGCGACGGAAGTCGAAGGGGCTGGCCAGAAGCAGCTCGCGCCCCTCTTCGAGACCCAGGCGGCTTCGGATGTAGTCGAACCCGTGCTTGCCCGCGCGGGCGGTGGCCAGGGTGGCGCTGGTGAGGATGGCGGACTTGACCTCGTGGAAGACCAGGTCGCGCACGATCGGCGCGACGTTGACCGGGGCCGAGGCCAGCGTGACGGCGCGGCGGCGCGTGCGGCCTCGCGTTTCGCGCAGCGTCACCCAGTAGACATGATCTCCCTGGGCCTGGTCGATGATATCGGCGATGTCGCCGGCCAGTTCAACGGCCCGGTCGCGGGCGCCGGCGATCTCGAAGGCGGTTTCGTCTTTGCGAGAGCCCGTGGCGCGTTTGAGCGCCTCGGCCAGTTCCTTCAGCGCCGGCGTGAGGGGGTTGGTGATGAACCCGGCGTCCCGGATGCGTCCGCTGGAGGCCACCGCCGGTCCGCGGTAATTGGCCAGGGCGTCGAAGAACTCCGTCGCCGCGGCGTCGGCGGCCACTACGGCGTTGATCGTAGCCTGATCGTTCGCCAGGGCCAGCAGGCCGCGTCCGGTGCGTTCGTCGAAGAGGTCCCGCAGCAGGAACTGGACGGCCCCGGAGGTGACGGACTGTCCGAAGTGGTCGCTGACGACGGTCTCGACGGTATGGGCTTCGTCGAGGATGACCACGTCGTAGTCGCCCAGCAGGGCGCCGCCGGCTTTGCGCAGGGCCAGGTCGGCGAAGAACATCGCGTGATTGACCACGACGATGTCCGCCGCCTGCACGCGGCGGCGCGCGGCGGCCAGGAAGCACTTGCTGTTGTACGAGCACTTGGCGCCGCGGCAGACGCTGCGGTCGGAGCAGACGCGGCTCCACAGCGAGCGGTCGAGATCGAAGTCGATCTCCTGCAGCGTCCCGGTGTCGGTGCCCATCGCCCACTGCGTCAGGGCCTCGAGCTGCTCGTGCTCGTCGGCGGTCAGCAGCTTGTCGCGTCCGTCGACAACCGTCGCCAGGCGGCGGAAGCACAGGTAGTTGCCGCGCCCCTTGGCCAGCTCGGCGGTGAACGTCACCGGCAGCACCTCGCGCAGGAAGGGCAGGTCCTTGGTGATGAGCTGGTCCTGAAGGGCGATGGTGTACGTCGAGACGATGACGCGCAGCTTGTCGTCGCCGTCCTGGCCGGCGCAGGCCGATAGGATCGCCGGGACGAGATAGGCGAAGCTTTTGCCCACGCCCGTGCCGGCCTCGACGATCAGGTGCTGGCGGGCCTCCAGCGCCGCCGCGACGCCCTGGGCCATCTCGAGCTGCTCGCGGCGGTGTTCGTAGCCGCCCAGGCGCTGGGCGATCAGACCCTCAGGACCGAGAACCTGCTCGACGGTCAAAGCCATGCCGCAACGTGGCACAGGCTTTCCAGCCTGTGTCCCAGAGCTGAACCCACAATTGCCCCACAGCCTGGAAAGGCTGTGCCACAGGCGAGCGCGCGAGTCGTTGCCGGGAACGGGTCGGGCCGTGACAGCAGATCGATAAACTGCCCGATGAACACCACCGTCGCCAGAATCACTGCCAGCACGATGATCGTCGCCAGGATGGTGATGAACGTGCGCCCGCGGACGATCGTCGAGTGCATCGCCGAGACGATGCGGTCTTTCGCCAAAGCCAGCATCGCCAGCATCACCATGCCCACTGTGGGCCAGATGCTGATCGAGTGGACGGCCGAGTAGATGAACACGCCTCGCGAGCGTTCGGGCATGATGTCGGCGCCGTCGGGGCCGCCCGAGACGGCGCTCTTGAGGTAGTAGTGGACGCGTCCCTCGGCGTCGCTGCGGACGCGGCCGTTGATCGCCTCGCCGCCGACGATCACGTACCCGATGGTGAACAGCAGGAAGTTGGCCAGGCCCAGAAAGATTACCAGTACGGCGATGCGCGTCTTGCGGTCGGCGCCCTGGGGGAGCTGGTCCTCTTCCGGCAACGTGTCAAACCTTTGCACCGATGACCCCTTCCAGCGGCGAAGACGCCGTCGCGTAAAGTTTCCGCGGGATCCGCCCCGCGCGGGCGGCAAGGTAACCGCTCTCGACGGCCAGCCGCATCGCCCGCGCCATCGCCAGCGGGTCTTTCGCCCCGGCGATGCCGGTGTTGAGCAGCACGCCGTCGGCGCCAAGCTCCATCGCCACCGTCACGTCGCTGGCCGTGCCCACGCCGGCGTCGACGATGATCGGGTAGCTCTCGTCGCCGGCCTTGAGCTGCTCGAGAATGATCCGGATGCTCCAGGGGTTCAGCACGCCCTGCCCCGAGCCGATGGGGCTGCCGGCCGGCATGACCGCCGCGGCCCCGGCGTCTTTGAGGCGCTGCGCCATGATCGGGTCGTCGCTGGTGTAGCAGAGCACGACAAAACCGTCGGCCTTGAGCTCCTTGAGTGCCTCGAGCGTTCCGACGGGGTCGGGCAGCAGCGTCTTCTTGTCGCCCAGGACCTCGAGCTTGACCCACGCCGAGCCGCGATTGCCCAGGCCCTCGAGCAGCTCGCGTCCGAGGCGCGCCGTGCGGACAGCGTCGTCGGCGCTGAAGCACCCTGCCGTGTTGGGCAGCAGCGTGTATTGCACGGGGTCGATGAAGTCCAGGATGTTGCGCCCCTTGGCGTCGCTCATACGCTCGCGGCGCACCGCCACGGTGACGACCTGGCAGCCGCTTTCGGACAGCGCCTCGGCCATCTGTTCGTACGTGGTATACTTGCCCGTGCCGACCAGCAGGCGGCTGGCAAACTCGATGGGGCCGATTTTCAGACTCGGGACTGTGATGCTCATAGTGTTATCCACCGCCGACGAGGGTGACGATTTCGAGCTGGTCGTCGGCCGCCAAAAGGGTTTGTGCAAACTCCGCCCGCCGGACAAGGCGGCGGTTGCGCTCGACCGCCACGCGCAGCGGTTCAAGGTCCAGCCGCTCCAGCAGCGCCGCCATCGTCAGCCCCTCGGGCTGCTCCGTCCATTCGCCGTTGACCATGATCCGCATGGCGTCAATTATAAGACAATCGCGGGAGAGTGAAAGGGTGAATGGATGATTGGATGGATGGATGATTGGATGATTGGATGGATGGATGGATGGATGGGTTGCGTGATTGGCGTGAATCCGATATTTGCGGCGGGGCTCTGGTCACGCAGTAGCCATGGCGAAGGCGGATGCCCCGCGCGGTTGTTGGATTGGGGATTTTCCTCCCGCGAAGATTGGGTTGCCCCGAT includes:
- the thiS gene encoding sulfur carrier protein ThiS, translated to MRIMVNGEWTEQPEGLTMAALLERLDLEPLRVAVERNRRLVRRAEFAQTLLAADDQLEIVTLVGGG
- a CDS encoding thiazole synthase — protein: MSITVPSLKIGPIEFASRLLVGTGKYTTYEQMAEALSESGCQVVTVAVRRERMSDAKGRNILDFIDPVQYTLLPNTAGCFSADDAVRTARLGRELLEGLGNRGSAWVKLEVLGDKKTLLPDPVGTLEALKELKADGFVVLCYTSDDPIMAQRLKDAGAAAVMPAGSPIGSGQGVLNPWSIRIILEQLKAGDESYPIIVDAGVGTASDVTVAMELGADGVLLNTGIAGAKDPLAMARAMRLAVESGYLAARAGRIPRKLYATASSPLEGVIGAKV
- a CDS encoding uroporphyrinogen decarboxylase family protein, yielding MIRQPLSRDEVIKAIEHRRPSRVPMMIHQWNWAGAFGERTAEVEAIQAEYPQDFFQIIPRMPNHWDDLANGGHIPGYSWMHTPPPAASGPAKGHDANVAITDWAMLDDMLAAWPDPNLPQMYEGAAEHLAANAGGRYTGIHWWFCLYERLWSLRGMENILCDFYLNPEPVHRLMDALTDFYCGVIRRGGELGVDCVYTTDDIGMQTGPMFGIDVFREFFKPRYQRMIKTAHDCGMHFWLHTCGDVRLFMEDFIEIGLDVIHPIQKYTMNEREVAERFGGRICFWTGMDVQQILPRGTPEDVRREVRFMIDTYDRPEGGCMVTAGNGITADVPVENLRAFYDETYNYGLTHRQR
- the def gene encoding peptide deformylase; its protein translation is MTSAEKIRSADLPALKLIHYPDPRLREVSTPIDAVDDAVRALAQRMAAILSRASGVGLAGCQVGVTVRLFLAGVPDETGEGVMAYINPRIVEQSDPADDEEGCLSFPSIYTRIKRYNTVVLEAIDLEGRRFQQTAQGLMARCFQHECDHIDGRMIIDRMGSVARLAHRKALKQLEEDFAEL
- a CDS encoding helicase C-terminal domain-containing protein; its protein translation is MPRCGMALTVEQVLGPEGLIAQRLGGYEHRREQLEMAQGVAAALEARQHLIVEAGTGVGKSFAYLVPAILSACAGQDGDDKLRVIVSTYTIALQDQLITKDLPFLREVLPVTFTAELAKGRGNYLCFRRLATVVDGRDKLLTADEHEQLEALTQWAMGTDTGTLQEIDFDLDRSLWSRVCSDRSVCRGAKCSYNSKCFLAAARRRVQAADIVVVNHAMFFADLALRKAGGALLGDYDVVILDEAHTVETVVSDHFGQSVTSGAVQFLLRDLFDERTGRGLLALANDQATINAVVAADAAATEFFDALANYRGPAVASSGRIRDAGFITNPLTPALKELAEALKRATGSRKDETAFEIAGARDRAVELAGDIADIIDQAQGDHVYWVTLRETRGRTRRRAVTLASAPVNVAPIVRDLVFHEVKSAILTSATLATARAGKHGFDYIRSRLGLEEGRELLLASPFDFRRQAKLYIETGLGDVNDPAFVPAAARAIEHYVDLSQGRCFVLLTSYQMLNAIAAEIEPFCHEHEYQLLTQGGALSQQAMLRRFRGEARSVLLGTTSFWQGVDVAGDALQNVIIAKLPFAVPNEPIIEARIETIRLSGGNPFNSYQLPEAVIRFKQGFGRLIRSSVDTGFVVCLDHRIVSKPYGKAFIQALPDIAIVMDQWCKRGSSG